The stretch of DNA TTGGTAAAGAACATCACAATGCGCATCAAAAATCATGACATATTCCCCCTTGCAGAAAGTGAATTGACGTGATTCTAGCCCTAAGCGCGAAGATATTTCAATAGAAAGTTTGTTTCTTTTACATAACAACCTGATTTAAACCCAAGTAAATTCATTGAATTAATTGTATTTCTATTTTAACCTTTCCTTCATTATTTTGCAAAAGGTTTTTTAATATTATGACAAGTTAAGCTTTATTGGTCGAACAAAAACGGAAGCGCCTTGATCATCCGCGTACGAATTTCGGAGTCTGCGACTGAGATAAAGGAAACAATAGCGAGGTTCTCCACGAGCTGATGTTGACTTATCGTCGGGAGGAGTAAAGAAAAAAAGCTGTTTCTCGATGTCTTGTACATCGAAAAACAGCTTTTCATCATCTCGGCTCGACAATTAATTTAATCGCCGTTCGTTCTTCTCCCTCAATTTGAATATCTGTAAATGCTGGAATACAAATTAAATCGACACCACTCGGTGCAACGAAACCACGGGCTATCGCAACGGCTTTCACTGCTTGATTCAATGCTCCTGCGCCTATTGCTTGAATTTCTGCGGCACCTCGTTCTCGAAGAACACCGGCTAGTGCTCCAGCTACAGAATTCGGATTAGATTTTGCTGAAACTTTTAATATTTCCATTCCCTGTTCCCCCTTGTCAATTCCCAAATACCAAATGCCCGAGTTGCTACA from Oikeobacillus pervagus encodes:
- the spoVS gene encoding stage V sporulation protein SpoVS, producing MEILKVSAKSNPNSVAGALAGVLRERGAAEIQAIGAGALNQAVKAVAIARGFVAPSGVDLICIPAFTDIQIEGEERTAIKLIVEPR